The following coding sequences lie in one Arachis ipaensis cultivar K30076 chromosome B05, Araip1.1, whole genome shotgun sequence genomic window:
- the LOC107640090 gene encoding uncharacterized protein LOC107640090 has translation MKDTNPIGKESIKWNPLWLLGISLGSITSFDEFAKLFINHFAASKIYVRDSDYISTIKQGQHENLKDYMTRFTIAAMEIPDLNPEVQLHAIKSGLRPKKFQEAIAVAKPKTLEESQDKATEQIEIEELREIRRNERPSFRKEEDKSYNKDSKKPFKLTPKFDSYTRFNTKREDIIKEILHNKLIKPPSRAGSYQDQRYVDKSKHCAFHQKFGHTTDECVIVKDLLERLARQGHLDKYISGRIRPVTQNTSDRQQEQTPNTSDKTRFQPPLTRGVINCISEGFVSGGQTSSARKRSYRAMLMVQQTDETTIRKPHTSQISFEQSDYQARATNLDDHVVISIQARDLLVKKVLLDPSSSADVFFYSTFRKMKLSEHTILPSLGELVRFSGERISILSSIWLKITMGDHPLSETKDVQFLVVDYTSPYNIIIGRPFLNSFGTIVSTIHLCVKFQVQDDQIAIIHSYQIEARQCYNESLKIRSETNQKDELEKEPMMWQISRTLPILIQEEISTTGLHQQMTLKRCYLSTTDGQGLQ, from the exons ATGAAAGACACAAATCCTATCGGGAAGGAGTCAATAAAATGGAATCCATTATGGCTTTTGGGGATTTCCTTGG GTTCCATAACCAGTTTTGATGAGTTCGCCAAATTGTTTATTAATCATTTTGCAGCATCCAAAATCTATGTGCGAGACTCAGACTATATTAGCACGATCAAGCAAGGACAGCACGAGAACTTGAAAGACTATATGACACGCTTCACAATAGCAGCCATGGAAATTCCCGACCTCAATCCAGAAGTGCAATTGCACGCCATCAAGAGCGGTCTTCGACCTAAAAAATTTCAGGAAGCTATCGCTGTGGCAAAACCGAAGACATTGGAGGAATCTCAGGATAAAGCGACCGAACAGATCGAAATAGAAGAGCTACGCGAAATTCGGAGGAATGAGAGACCATCATTCAGAAAGGAAGAAGACAAGTCTTATAACAAGGATTCCAAGAAACCCTTTAAGCTAACTCCGAAGTTTGATTCATACACCAGGTTCAATACCAAAAGGGAAGACATCATTAAAGAAATATTACACAACAAGCTAATAAAGCCACCGAGCAGAGCCGGTTCATACCAAGACCAGAGGTACGTCGACAAGTCAAAACACTGCGCCTTCCACCAAAAGTTCGGCCACACAACTGACGAATGCGTGATCGTCAAAGACCTACTAGAAAGGTTGGCCAGACAGGGACACCTAGACAAATACATAAGTGGCAGGATAAGACCAGTTACGCAGAACACAAGCGACCGGCAACAAGAGCAAACTCCAAATACCTCAGACAAAACCAGATTTCAACCTCCACTGACAAGAGGAGTTATCAATTGCATCTCTGAGGGATTCGTGAGTGGTGGACAGACAAGCTCGGCGCGAAAGCGTAGTTACCGAGCAATGCTAATGGTCCAACAGACAGACGAGACCACCATTCGCAAACCACATACATCCCAGATATCTTTTGAACAGTCCGACTACCAAGCAAGAGCCACCAACCTAGATGATCATGTAGTCATTTCCATCCAGGCGAGAGATCTCCTGGTGAAGAAAGTTCTACTTGACCCCAGCAGCAGCGCGGACGTCTTCTTTTACTCTACTTTCAGGAAAATGAAACTTAGTGAGCACACAATACTACCATCCTTGGGGGAGCTAGTCAGATTCTCAGGGGAACGAATATCTATCCTCAGCAGCATATGGCTAAAAATAACCATGGGCGACCACCCCTTGAGTGAAACAAAGGACGTGCAGTTCCTAGTTGTCGACTACACTAGCCCTTACAATATCATCATTGGTAGACCTTTTTTAAATTCCTTCGGTACTATTGTATCCACTATCCATCTATGTGTCAAGTTTCAGGTACAAGACGACCAGATAGCCATTATACATTCTTACCAGATCGAAGCTCGacaatgctacaatgaaagcttgaAAATAAGATCAGAAACCAACCAGAAGGACGAGCTAGAGAAGGAACCTATGATGTGGCAAATATCTCGAACACTGCCGATCTTGATCCAAGAGGAGATCTCCACGACAGGCCTGCACCAACAGATGACCTTGAAAAG GTGCTACTTATCAACGACTGATGGACAAGGTCTTCAGTAA